AGCCCTGCGGTACGAGGTAGTTACGGGCGTAGCCGTTCTTGACCTCAACCACGTCGCCTGCGGATCCGAGGCCCTGGACCTCGTTCGTGAGAATTACCTTTGCCATGTCGTTACTCCCTACCGGCCCGAGCCAGCGTAGGGCAGCAGTGCCATCTCGCGGGCGTTCTTGACTGCCTTCGCGATGAGGCGCTGTTCCTGAACCGACACGCCAGTAATACGGCGTGCACGGATCTTCCCGCGCTCGGAAATGAACTTACGGAGCGTTGCGACATCCTTGTAATCGATGACGCCAACGGTGATGGACTTCGCGGGTGCGGTGACCTTCGCGTTCTTTCCGCGGCCCGGCTTGCGGGCTGCGCCGCTTGACTTGCCAGCCATGTTGTCTCTTTTCGTGTAGCTGTGCCCAGTGCGGGCAAAAAATCGTTAGAAGGGAGCCTCAGTGTCATCGAAGCTCGCGCCGGGGTTTGCCCAGCTATCGCTCGATGTCGTCGACTGCCCCCAGGGCTGCTGCTGCTGCGCCGGAGCGGCCTGCGCCGCACCACCGCCGCCACCATTGAAGCCACCCACGGAGCCACGCGACTGCGCGCGCGTTACCTGAGCGGTGGCGTACCGGAGGCTGGGGCCGATTTCATCGACGTCCAGTTCGAACGACGTACGCCGTTCGCCCTCGCGGGTTTCGTAGGAGCGCTGGCGGAGGTTTCCCTTTGCAATAACGCGGGACCCCTTCGTCAACGAGCTCGCCACGTGCTCGGCGAACTCGCGCCACACGCTGCAGCGCAGGAAGAGCGCCTCGCCGTCCTTCCACTCGTTCGACTGCTTGTCGAACGTGCGGGGGGTACTTGCGATGGTGAACGAGGCCAAAGCCACGCCGCTATTCGTGAACTTCAGCTCGGGGTCGGCAGTAAGGTTGCCGACCACGGTGATCACGGTCTCGCCGGCCATGGACTACGCGCTCTGCTTCGCAGCCGCGCGAGCGGCCTTTGCAGCGTCACGCTCAGCCTGGGCAGCGCGCTGGGCGATGCCTTCGTCTGCGCGGAGCACCTTGGTGCGGAGCACTGCCTCGGAGAGACCCAGCTGGCGATCCAGCTCGTCGCTCGCGGCGGAAGTTGCGGTGAAGTCGACGACGACGTAAATGCCTTCGGACTTCTTGTTGATCTCGTACGCAAGACGGCGCTTGCCCCAGATGTCGACCTTGTCGATCGATCCACCTGCGTTAGTGATAACCCCAAGGAACTTATCCATGCTGGGGGCCACGGTGCGCTCATCAACTGCCGGATCGAGGATCACCATGAGTTCATACTGATGCGTCACTTACCCACCTCCTTCGGACTCAAAGGTCACAGGATCTCTGTGACAGGAGGGTATTTGCATCGTGTCCGCGCCATATGGGCACAGACAACCTCGTTAGCCTATCACCAATGCCGGGCGTTTCGCGCGGCCCCGGCAGACTAGTACTGCGTGACTGAGAAGTCTTCCAGCTGATCCATCAGCTCGGATTCTCCGGCTGGGCAATCTACCTGCGCGAGGAGAACGTTGTTGACCGGCAGAAACGCGCGAAGCAGGATGACGCGCTCTCGCGCCTCGCCGCTCGTCGTCGTGTACTGCGCTCTGAGCTGGGTCAGCTCCACCTGATCCGGTCCGAAGTCGAAGCGGGCATTCCAGCTGCCGTCAGGCCCAACCTCGGGGTCTACTGCCGAGTCCCATGGCAATCCGAGCCCGAGCGCGACGGGAATGCTGAGCTCGGTCGCCTCACGATCGGTAGCGGCCGTGGCGGCGTCTGGCACTCCGGTGCCCTGGAAGGTGTACATCTTGCAGCCGCTCTCGGCATGAGAGAGTTGGTTCACACCCTCGGTGTCCCAAATCTCGATCTGCCAGTCAGCGTCGTAGCCGATGCCCCAGAACGGGCCGGCGGCAAGTGGGACCTGCTGATCGAGCGAGAACACGGTGCCGCCCAGAACGTCGTCATCGTCGAAGTCGTCCGTCGGTGCGGGCGCCCCTTCAGTGGGCAGCGGCCCCGGATTCACCGCGTCGGTGAACTCGTTCACGATCCGGGGGATCAATACGGCCATCGCGACAATGAGCCCGATGAAGAGTGCCGCAAACACGCCGATCACCACCCACGCCCAGGCGGGCAGACCGCGACGGGGTGGCTGGCCGGGAGGGACGGGGGCGCCGGCGTACTGCGGGGGTTGGCCGGGGGAGTGCGGCGGCGGGGCGGCGTACTGCGGCGCGGGAGGAACCTGTTGGACGGGCGGAAGCGGGGGAACCGGCTGCCCCGGAGCAGCCGGGAAGTGCGGGTCCGGTGGCAGCTGCGTCATCAGGATCTCCGTCCGTCGGGTGCCTCGAGTCTACGGAAGTACTCGAGCGGAGCAACCAGATCTTTCTGGCCGCCGACGTGCGTGATCACCTCACCCTCGAGGCTCAGCTGGGTCTGGTGAGCGCCGAGTGCCGCGACCTTCTGGTCCAGCCACGGCGAAACGTCGTAGGTGTGCACGGGGCTTGAGCCGATCTCGCCCGCGGGGCGAAGCGGGTCGACCACGATCTCCCAGAAGGGGACGTCGAGGCCGAAGGCCACCGCGCGGCCGGCGCGATGCGCAAACACGTGGTCGGGGTGGCCGTAGCCGCCCATTGCGTCGTAGCTCACGACGGCGTCGATGTCCCACGCGTCGGCGACCGCAACGAGGTCGGCGAGCGCCTCGCTCGCGGAGGCCCGGGTGAGCGCAGCCTCGTCGATGTCGGCCGCGGCAGTCGCCCGTCCGTCGGGCCCCCAAGACATGCCTGAGTCGAGGTACCGACGCGGGGGCAGCTGCGCGCTGCGGGCGGGCAGCTCGCCCAAGAACGCGCGCGAACGCACGCCCAACGCCGCGAGCGCCGCCGCGAGTTCGCCCGCGCGATGGTCTGCGAGCGGCTCGTCGAGCTCGGTGCCGGGGGAGAGCTCGCCCTGTTCGCCACGCGTCAGCGTGACGACGCCGGGGTCCCGACCCGCTGCGGAAAGCGCCGCGATCGTCCCGCCCGTGGCGAGTGACTCATCGTCGGGGTGCGCATGGACGAACAGGATCCGCTCCGCGCCGCCAAACCACTCAGCGATGTTCATTGCCTCATTCATCCCTGCTCCGCTCGACGCGCATTCCACCAGTCCCGCAGCCGGTCGGCTGCGGCTTCCTCGCCAATCGGCCCCTCATCGAGACGCACTTCGAGGAGATAGCGGTAGGCCTCACCGACATCACGCCCCGGGCCGATCCCGAGCAGAGCCATGATCTGCTCGCCGTCGAGCTCGGGACGCACCGCCGCGAGCTCCTCCTCCTCGGCGAGCGTCACGATGCGCGCTTCGATGTCGTCGTACGCGAACTCCAGGCGTTCGGCCTTGCGACGGTTCCGGGTGGTGACGTCCGCCCGCGTGATGATGTGCAGCCGATCGAGCTCGGCACCCGCGTCACGAACGTAGCGTCGCACCGCCGAGTCGGTCCACTGCTGGTCGCTGTAGCCAAAGAACCGGAGGTGCAGCTCAATGAGGCGCGCGACCGAGGCGATCGTCTCATTGTCCAGGCGCAGCGCGCGCAGCCGCTTCCGCGCGAGCTTGGCGCCGACGAGATCGTGGTGGTGGAAGGTGACTCCACCCCGCTCGAACTTTCGCGTCGACGGCTTCCCGATGTCGTGCAGAAGCGCGGCGAGACGCAAGACGAGATCCGGGCCGGCGTCGGGGTCGGTGCGCCGCGCGATCTCAAGCCCAATCGCCTGTTCGAGCACGGTCAGGCTGTGCTCGTAGACGTCCTTGTGTCGGCCGTGGTCGTCCTGGGTCGCCCGCAACTCGCTGAGTTCGGGCAGGAAGCGATCGGCAAGGCCGGTGTCTACCAGCAGCCGGATCCCTGCTGCCGGGCGATCGGTCGCGAGCAGTTTCAGGAGCTCGTCCCGGATCCGCTCGGCCGAGACGATCTCGAGCCGCGGCGCGAACTCCACCATCGCGTCCCGCACGTCGTCCTCGACCACAAAGCCGAGCTGCGCAGAGAAGCGCGCGGCGCGCAGCATGCGCAGCGGGTCATCCGTGAACGAGGATTCCGCGGAGCCCGGGGTCTTGATCCTGCCCGCAAGGAGATCGTCAACGCCACCCGAGACGTCGACCAGCTTGAGTGAGGGCAGCATCAGCGCGAGGGCGTTGATCGTAAAGTCGCGCCGCACGAGGTCACCCTCGATGGTGTCGCCGAAGGTGACCTCAGGCTTGCGCGAGTCGTCGCGGTAGAGCTCAGCGCGGTACGTGGTGACCTCGACGGTCTCACCGTGCACCCTGGCCGCGATCGTGCCAAATGCGCGGCCGACGTCCCACGTCTTCGCGGCGACGGTCTCGAGAATGGCTCGGGTCTCGTCTGGCCGGGCCGAAGTCGTGAAATCGAGATCGGACACACGGCGTCCCAGGAGGGCATCGCGGACGGGGCCACCCACCAGCGCGAACTCGTGTCCTGCCGCGGCGAAGGCTTCGGCGAGTGCCTTGACCGGTCGGGACTCGGCGATTTCGCGCAGTGCGTCGAGGGATTCGGCGAGGGAGTGCATCCCTCAAGCGTAGTCGCGAAGCGGGAATGCGCGATCGTACCCGTGGCCGACAGCCCCCGCGCGGACACCACTCGTACACTGGGGGGATGCTCGAACGCGGCCCTCTCGGCACCCCCTCCGGTGCACCAGCCGCCAGGCGCGCCCGATCTCGCGTCGGCGCCGGGGTGCTCGCCGTGGCGCTGGCCCTGGGCACCGTCGCATTCGGCACGTTCGCGCTCGGCAATGCGACCCCGCCCGCGGGCGCCGTCGGGCAGTCGGCGCAGCACACAGAGACCCGCGCCGCGGAGGTCGCGAAGACCCAGCCGTCCCCGGTCCTCACGCTCGCCCCTGTCCGCCCCGCGCTCCTCAGCAACGACGAGTCGGCCGAGTTTGAGCTGTGGCTCGAGAATCCGGGCGACACCGAGCTCGCCGCGTCTCGGGTCGAGCTCGCCCTCGACCCGATTCGAATCACCGGCGAGGCTGGGCTCGACGCGGAGTTCCCCATCGAGACTGCGCTCACGCTGCTCGAGGCGGAGACCCCGACCGTGCCCGCGGGGGAGGGGCGCCTCGTCAGCCTCGCGGTCCCGCGCGCAGAGTGGCCGCTGACCACGGCCTCCGACGCTGGCGTGTACCGCGTCTCTGCCCGGATCGTGCCCGATGCCGACAGCGACACACCGGAGCTCTCCACCACCGCCCCTATCGTCTGGCGCGGCGCGGGCGGGCTCACCCGGGTGCAATTGACGACCATCGTGCCGATGCTCCTTCCCGAGAGCATCCCGAGCCTGCCGCGACGCGGTCAGTTGGACGAACTCATGGGTCCCGGGTCGCAGCTCGACGAGCTCCTGAACACCGCGGAGCAGCGCGGCGCGACGCTTGCCATCGACCCACGTGTGGTGGCTGGTGTGCGCGTCTACGGCGAATCGGCCTCCGCCGCCGCACAGAGCTTTGTTGAGCGCCTGGGTCTGACGAGCGCTTCGTCCTTTGCCCTGCAATTTGCCGACGCTGATCCCTCCGCCCAGGCTGCGCTCGGGTTCTCGCGCATGCTCGCTCCTGAAGGCCTCTCCTTTGCGACCCGCTTTGGGACGTTCGCGGGGCAGGATCCTGCCGAAACTCCCGCCGAGCCGAGTCCGACTGACGGCCCCCCCGACGAACCGGCGTCGGACCCTGAGCCGATTGGCGTGCCCAGCCTCGCCGAGCTGACCACTGTTGCGACCACCTTGCCCGGCACCGCGTGGCCGGCGTCGGACAGTCTTACCCCCAAGGTGCTCGACCTCCTCGGGCGCAACGGCTACTCCCGGGTGATCGCTTCGGGCGAGAACGTCTCGGTCGCGGGCGGCGCGGCGCGCGGGACGCTGAACGGGGTCGAGTACCTCGTCTCGGACGCATCGCTCGACGCGGCTGCGCGCACGGCGCTGACCGCCGAGAACGAGACCGGTCACCGCTCGGGCGTCGCTCGCACGAGCGCGCTCCTGGTACTGCGTGCCCAGGCGGGCGACCCGGGCACCGTCGTCGCCCTCGATCGCGCCGCGACCCCGGAGTCGCCCTACGCGGTCGAGCTGGTCAATACGCTGTCGGCGCTGCCGTGGGTCGAACCGGTCGCGCCGGGGGAGCTCCCTGAGGGCGCCGTCACGCTCACGCCCGCCGCCGAAGCAGCGTCCCCTGAACGAATCGCCGCCCTCGGCGAGGCTGTCGCCCGTGAACCACAGGTGCTCGACTATTCGCGGGTGCTCGTGGCGCCCGAGTACCTCATCGACCTGCAGCGCGTTCGCCTACTCCAGCTGTTCAGCGCCCGCTACACGACACCCGACGCCAACTTCGCGTCCGCGGCGCAGCGTGCCGCCGAACGCGACGCCGAGACACTGAACGGTGTGCGCGTCGTGACCTCGACCCACACGCAGCTGGTCGGGACCACGTCGCGCGTGCCGATCCAGGTGCGCAATACCCTGCCCTTCGACGCCCTCCTCGTCGCCGAGGTCGTCCCCACCAACGCCGCACTTGTCGTGACTGGCGAGGACCTGAAGCCCGCGCTCATTCCGAGCGAGAGCAGCACCAACATCCTGGTGCCGGTGCGCACCAGAGTCTCGTCCGGCGAGTCCGGTCTCGAGGTCGAACTGACGGCCGCCAGCGGCGGTGAGGTCGTCACGAGCGGCCTGCTCGCGATCTCCATCCGCAGCAGCTGGGAGACCGTGGCCCTGGGTTCGCTCGCCGTCCTCACCGCCGCTTTCTTCGGATTTGGCATCTGGCGCAGTATCCGGCGTCGCTCCCGTACGTCGGCTGAGGATCCGGGAATAGTCGAGCCGTAGGATGAGTTACACCCAACGGAGCCCCCAGTCGCCTGACGCGGGTCTTCGAACTCGCGCAGGCGCGCGACGCTTCACGAGGAGAACGCATGCACCAGATCATCATCATCGGTTCCGGCCCGGCAGGGTTCACTGCGGCAATCTACGCGGCGCGCGCCGGTCTCGAGCCGCTGCTGTTCGCGAGCTCGGTAGAGCCTGGCGGTGAGCTGATGAACACGACCGATGTCGAGAACTTCCCCGGCTTCCCCGAGGGGATCCAGGGGCCTGAGCTCATGGAGAAGATGCAGGCGCAGGCCGAGCGCTTCGGCACGAAGGTCGCATACGACGACGTCGCCTCACTCGATCTCTCGGGTGACGTGAAGAAGGTCACCACTTCGGACGGCACTGTGCACGAGGCCGCCTCAGTGATCTTTGCGACCGGCTCGGCCTACCGCAAGCTCGGCATCACTGACGAAGACCGCCTCTCGGGGCACGGTGTCTCGTGGTGCGCCACCTGCGACGGGTTCTTCTTCCGCGACAAGACGATCGCGGTCGTGGGCGGCGGCGACTCGGCGATGGAAGAGGCGACGTTCCTCACTCGCTTCGCCAAGAAGGTCTATGTGATTCACCGCCGAGACGAGCTCAAGGCGTCGAAGATCATGCAGCAGCGGGCATTCGACAACGAGAAGATCGAGTTCATCTGGAACGCCGGCGTCGAGGGTATCTCCGGGGACGACTCGGTCACTGGCGTCACGCTGCGCGACACCGTCACGGGCGAGGTGAGCGAGCTCGCGCTCGAGGGACTCTTCATCGCGATCGGCAATGACCCGCGCACCGCGCTCATTCACGGCGTCCTCGACCTCACGGCCGACGGCACGATCGCGGTTGACGGGCGTAGTTCTCGCACCTCGGTTCCCGGCGTCTTTGCCGCCGGCGACGTCATCGATCCCAGCTACCGGCAGGCAATCACGGCTGCCGCGTCCGGCACGGTCGCGGCCCTCGACGCCGAGCACTTCCTCGCGGCGCTCGCCGAGTCGGTTCCCGCCGGCGCCACCGCATAGTTTCCGACCCACCCATAAGGAGTTCGCATGTCCAACGCAATCACCGTCGACGAGGGCACCTTCGACCAGGTCGTCCTGCAGAGCGACATCCCCGTGCTGGTCGACTTCTGGGCAGTCTGGTGCGGCCCGTGCCGCGCCGTCGCGCCGATCCTCGATCAGATCTCGATCGAGCAGGAGGGCAAGCTACGCGTCGTCAAGCTCAATGTTGACGAGAACCCGAACCTCGCCGCCCAGTACCGCATCACCTCCATCCCCGCGATGAAGGTGTTCAAGGACGGCGCTGAGGTCCTCGAAATCATCGGGGCCCAGCCCAAGTTGATGATCGAGAAGCAGCTCGCGGGCGTTCTCTAACCAACAGCAACTCGCAAAGGAGGGGCCGGTCCAAGTGGACCGGCCCCTCCTTTCTCGCTTACGCGCTCTCGGCGAGGGCTGCCAGCCGATCGATCGACGCGCGAAGGTTCTCGGCCGTCGTCGCGCGCGCGCGCTCCATGCGGCCCGGATCGTGCAGCTGCGTCCAGTCGTAGGTGTGCCGAACGAGCACTCGGTTCTCGGGGAGCGGCTCGATCTCCCAGCGCCAGAGGTGGCCCGGGGCCGCCTCGCCCACGGGCGCCGGCAGCCAGGCGATAAGCCGGCCCTCGGCGAACTCGGCCACCCGGTTCTCGCGCACGCGATCGCCGACGTTCGTCATCACAAACACGTCGTGGGCGCCTCGAACTCGCTGGCCGGGGGCGGCCGATGACAAGTTGTTGTTGCCGTCCCACCGGGGCTGCTGGGCGGGGTCGGCAATCAGTTCGAACACGGTCTCCGCGTCAGCGAACACCTCGCGTTCCGCAGAAACGACTCTGAATTCTTCGCTCATGTCGCCAGTCAAGCACACCCGTACGGGTGCCGCGAGAGGCCTAACTAAATCCGGGATCGCCGAGCTCGTGCAGGATCCGGTTGAGGTCTTGAATCGTCGCGAACTCGATCACGACCTGGCCCTTCTTGGCCGTCAAGTTCACCTTCACCCGAGTGTCTAGGCGGTCCCCGAGGCGCTCACCGATCTCGGCAAGCTGACCGAGGCGGCCGCCCGGGCGAGGCTTGGGACGCTTCGGGCGGGTGTCACTCGCCACCGCCTCAGCGGCGCGGACAGACAGGCCCTCGTTGACGATCTTGTCAGCGAGATGGGTCATCGCGATGTCGTCGCCCGTCAGGGCGAGGATCGCGCGCGCGTGCCCCGCCGAGAGCACCCCGGCAGCGACACGCGACTGAATGGTCTCGGGGAGCTGCAATAGCCGGATCGTGTTCGTGATCTGCGGGCGCGATCGTCCAATGCGCTGCGCCAGCTGTTCCTGCGTGATCCCAAAGTCAGCGAGCAGCTGCTGATAGGCCGATGCCTCTTCCAGGGGGTTCAGCTGAGCGCGGTGCAGGTTCTCGAGCAGCGCGTCGCGCAGCATGTCCTCGTCGGCCGTGCTGCGCACGATCGCGGGGATCTCGGTGAGGCCGGCTCGCTTGCTGGCTCGGAGGCGGCGCTCACCCATGATGAGTTCGAAGCGGGGCTCGCCCTTCGCGGGCGCCGGCTCGATGGCCCTGACCACGATGGGCTGGAGCACGCCGAACTCGCGCACGCTGTGCGTGAGCTCGCTGAGCGCTTCCTCGTCAAACTCGGTGCGAGGCTGCACCCGGTTGGGGACGATGTCCAGCGGCGAGAGGTGCATGAGCGTCGCGCCGGGCACCTCGCGGAGCGTGTGCTCGTCGTCGGGCACTTCGATCTCGGCGCTCGGCTCAGCCTTGGCGGCCACCGAATTTGACGGGAAGAACACGTCTACCGGTCGCTCACCCTCGCTGGGGGACTGCGGAATCAGCGCGCCAATGCCTCGACCGAGTCCGCTTCGCTTCTTGGTGGCCATCGTTACGCTCCTTCAATCTGCTCGTCGATCCCGCGACCGGGGGAAGTGTTGCTCCGCTCGGCCATTTCGGCCGCCGCCTCGAGATAAGCGAGCGCGCCGGTCGACGAGGGGTCGTAGGCGAGCACGGTCTGCCCGTAGCTCGGTGCCTCCGAGATTCTCACTGAACGAGGGATCGCCACAGCCAGGGTCTCGGCCGGGAAGTGCGTGCGCACTTCCTCGGCGACTTCCTGGGCGAGATTCGTTCGTGAGTCGTACATGGTAAGCAGGATCGTGGAGACCCGAAGGGTCGGATTCAGGTGCTTCTCGATCAGCGCAATGTTGCCGAGCAGCTGGCTCAGCCCCTCGAGCGCGTAGTACTCGCACTGGATCGGAATGAGTACCTCATCGGCAGCGACGAACGCGTTGACCGTGAGCAGGCCGAGCGACGGCGGGCAGTCAATGAAGACGTAGTGGAAATTGTGCTCGGGGTCCTCGAGGAAGCTCTGTACCGCGGTACGCAGGCGCTGCTCCCGGGCGACGAGCGAGACGAGTTCGATCTCAGCACCGGCAAGGTGAATCGTCGAGGGCACGCAGAACAGGTGATCGTTGTCGCTCGCCTGCTGGATGGCGTCCGCGATGGTGGCGTCGCCGAGAAGCACGTCGTACACGCTTGTCACCTCGGGCCGGTGCTCGACGCCGAGCGCGGTCGAGGCGTTCCCCTGAGGGTCGAGATCGATCACGAGCACGTTCGCCCCCCGGCGCGACAGCGCCGCGGCAAGGTTGACGGTCGTGGTGGTTTTCCCCACGCCGCCCTTCTGGTTCGAGACCGTAATGACGCGAGTACGCGCGGGCAACGGCGAGTTCGTGGCCTCCAACTTACGGCGACGCCGAACTTTGTCCGCAAGGTGATTCCCCAGCGGTGTGCTCTCGACTTCTGTCATTAGTTCCTCGTGCGCCGCGCGGCGGCCGTTTGTCAGCTGAAAACGACAGGGCTCACGCGCCGCGTGAGCCTCGCTCTACTGTAGCCCGAAAGACGCGCGTACTTTCAGCAAGAAGTCCCTCGCCGAGAATCTCGAAGCGCGCGTCGCGGAGCTTGTACTTGGCGATCGCCTTCCGCGCCGACTCGATCTCCGCCTCGACACTCGCGCCCTTCAGCAGCAGGAACTCGCCGCCGTCGCGCAGCAGGGGAGCCGTGAGGGGGACGAGCGTGCGAAGCGCGGTGACCGCTCGGGCCGTAACCTGATCGACCTCCACCGCGCCGCCGTGGAATTCTTCGGCTCGGCCACGCTGCGTGCGGACGTTCTCGAGGCCCAAGCGGTCGATCTGCTCGTCCAGCCACGCGATCCTGCGTTCCATTGGCTCGATGAGCACGAACTCCGCATCGGGCCGCACGATGGCGAGAACCAGCCCCGGCATGCCGCCGCCCGTGCCGATGTCGGCGACGCGCGCTCCCGATCGAATGAGCGGGGCGAGCAGTGCCGAGTTCAGTAGGTGCCGCGTCCAGAGGCGCGGGGGCTCGAGCGGACCAATGAGGCCGAGCTCTTCGCCGCGGCGACCGAGGTCCTCGGCGAACTGCCGCAGGACCGGAAGCCGGTCACCCGCCAGCGCAGCGGCCGCAGCTGGCTCTACTTCGACCGGAACGGCAGCGTGCACTTCGGGCGTCACTCGGGGTGCGTCATCGTGAGTCATCGTTTCACGTGAAACTACTCGGCGACCGAGTCGCTGGCCGCGATCGGGCGGATGACGAGACGGCGGTCCCGGCCTTCCCCGCGCGACTCCGAGTGGTGGGCGCGCTCAGCGACGTAGTCGTGCACGAGCTTGCGTTCGTAGGATGACATCGGCTCAAGCTCGATCTCGGCGCGGCCGGCGGCAATGGCCGCGATCGCGTGGTCGACCAGACGCTGGAGTTCAGAGGTGCGTGCCTCACGCGATCCAGCGACGTCGAGGATGAGGCGGGAGAAGCGTCCCGTACGGGCCTGCACCGAAAGGCGACTCAGCTCCTGCAGCGCCTGCACGGTATCGGGAGTCGCGAGGCGATCAAGATCGTCGCTGCCCGAGATCGACAGGTACGCGCGCCCATTGCGGACGTCAATGTCGAGGTCTCCATCGAGATCGGTGATATCGAGCAACGCCTCAAGGTAATCGGCGGCAAGATCGCCCTCGGCCTCGAGTTCGCTCAGGCTCGGCTCGCCGGCCGGGGTCTCCGGGATCGCGGTCATGCCTTCTTCCCGCCCTTCTTCGCGCGCTTCGCGCTCACGGGCTGCTGACGCTGGCCCACCTGGCGAGCGGCTTCCGCAACTTCCTCGGGGGTCGCATCATCCGTGAGCTTGCCCTTGGCCCGCAGACGCTCCTGGCGGGCGCGGTATGCGTCACTGCCCGGGGTCGGCATGTTCCGGATCACGATGAACTGCTGAGCCATCGTCCAGATGTTGGAAGAGAACCAGTAGATGTTGAGCGCGAGCGGGAATGCGACGCCGGAGAAGAGGAACATGAAGGGAATGATGTACAGCATGATCTTCTGCTGGCGGTACATCGGCGACTGCTTGGTCTCGTCCGAGACGTTCTTCGAGACGATCTGCAGCTGCGTGAAGAACTGCGACGCGATCATCAGGATGACAATGATGCCGAGCATGATGACGACCGGGGCCTGCCCGGCCTCCCAGCCCTGCGTGAATGTCATCTTGAGCGGGGCGCCAAAGACGGAGGCGGCGTTGAAGCTCGCCGTCAGGTTCTCGTTCATCAAGCCGATGCCGGGCTCGTTTCGCGAGGCGTGTTGCAAGACGTAGAAGAGCGAGAAGAAGACCGGCATCTGCAGCAGGATCGGCAGGCACGAAGCGAACGGGTTCGTCCCGTGCTTCTTGTACAGCGCCATGGTCTCGCGGCTCATAGCCTCACGCGAGAACTGATCCTTCTTGCCCTTGTACTTGTCCTGGACCTTCTTCAGCTGCGGCGCCATGTCCATCATGCGACGCTGCGACTTGATCTGCCGCACCGTCAGTGGGATCAGTGCTGAGCGCACCACGACGACGACGCCCAGGATCGCCAAGACCCAGGTGAGCCCACTTGCAGGATCCATGCCGAGCCACGTGAAGAGCTGGTGCCAGAGAACGAGCACGCTCTCGACGAGCCAGCGCAGCGGCCAGAGTATGGTCTCGAAGAAATCCATCTGTGGACTACACCTTTCGGGTAACGGCAGCAGGCTCTGGGACGGTTGCCCCATGTGCACAGACAAAACCGTGAGTATTCGTACGGAAGTGTGGGTTCAGCGGTGTGGGAACGTCGTCGATCCCGCCCGCGGAAAAGGGATTGCAGCGAAGCAGTCGGCGGATGGTCAGCCAGACGCCGCGAACAAACCCGTGC
This genomic stretch from Leucobacter sp. CX169 harbors:
- a CDS encoding SRPBCC family protein — protein: MSEEFRVVSAEREVFADAETVFELIADPAQQPRWDGNNNLSSAAPGQRVRGAHDVFVMTNVGDRVRENRVAEFAEGRLIAWLPAPVGEAAPGHLWRWEIEPLPENRVLVRHTYDWTQLHDPGRMERARATTAENLRASIDRLAALAESA
- the trxB gene encoding thioredoxin-disulfide reductase; the protein is MHQIIIIGSGPAGFTAAIYAARAGLEPLLFASSVEPGGELMNTTDVENFPGFPEGIQGPELMEKMQAQAERFGTKVAYDDVASLDLSGDVKKVTTSDGTVHEAASVIFATGSAYRKLGITDEDRLSGHGVSWCATCDGFFFRDKTIAVVGGGDSAMEEATFLTRFAKKVYVIHRRDELKASKIMQQRAFDNEKIEFIWNAGVEGISGDDSVTGVTLRDTVTGEVSELALEGLFIAIGNDPRTALIHGVLDLTADGTIAVDGRSSRTSVPGVFAAGDVIDPSYRQAITAAASGTVAALDAEHFLAALAESVPAGATA
- a CDS encoding PIG-L deacetylase family protein — translated: MNEAMNIAEWFGGAERILFVHAHPDDESLATGGTIAALSAAGRDPGVVTLTRGEQGELSPGTELDEPLADHRAGELAAALAALGVRSRAFLGELPARSAQLPPRRYLDSGMSWGPDGRATAAADIDEAALTRASASEALADLVAVADAWDIDAVVSYDAMGGYGHPDHVFAHRAGRAVAFGLDVPFWEIVVDPLRPAGEIGSSPVHTYDVSPWLDQKVAALGAHQTQLSLEGEVITHVGGQKDLVAPLEYFRRLEAPDGRRS
- the rpsF gene encoding 30S ribosomal protein S6, giving the protein MTHQYELMVILDPAVDERTVAPSMDKFLGVITNAGGSIDKVDIWGKRRLAYEINKKSEGIYVVVDFTATSAASDELDRQLGLSEAVLRTKVLRADEGIAQRAAQAERDAAKAARAAAKQSA
- the rpsR gene encoding 30S ribosomal protein S18, which codes for MAGKSSGAARKPGRGKNAKVTAPAKSITVGVIDYKDVATLRKFISERGKIRARRITGVSVQEQRLIAKAVKNAREMALLPYAGSGR
- a CDS encoding DUF6049 family protein, with amino-acid sequence MLERGPLGTPSGAPAARRARSRVGAGVLAVALALGTVAFGTFALGNATPPAGAVGQSAQHTETRAAEVAKTQPSPVLTLAPVRPALLSNDESAEFELWLENPGDTELAASRVELALDPIRITGEAGLDAEFPIETALTLLEAETPTVPAGEGRLVSLAVPRAEWPLTTASDAGVYRVSARIVPDADSDTPELSTTAPIVWRGAGGLTRVQLTTIVPMLLPESIPSLPRRGQLDELMGPGSQLDELLNTAEQRGATLAIDPRVVAGVRVYGESASAAAQSFVERLGLTSASSFALQFADADPSAQAALGFSRMLAPEGLSFATRFGTFAGQDPAETPAEPSPTDGPPDEPASDPEPIGVPSLAELTTVATTLPGTAWPASDSLTPKVLDLLGRNGYSRVIASGENVSVAGGAARGTLNGVEYLVSDASLDAAARTALTAENETGHRSGVARTSALLVLRAQAGDPGTVVALDRAATPESPYAVELVNTLSALPWVEPVAPGELPEGAVTLTPAAEAASPERIAALGEAVAREPQVLDYSRVLVAPEYLIDLQRVRLLQLFSARYTTPDANFASAAQRAAERDAETLNGVRVVTSTHTQLVGTTSRVPIQVRNTLPFDALLVAEVVPTNAALVVTGEDLKPALIPSESSTNILVPVRTRVSSGESGLEVELTAASGGEVVTSGLLAISIRSSWETVALGSLAVLTAAFFGFGIWRSIRRRSRTSAEDPGIVEP
- a CDS encoding single-stranded DNA-binding protein translates to MAGETVITVVGNLTADPELKFTNSGVALASFTIASTPRTFDKQSNEWKDGEALFLRCSVWREFAEHVASSLTKGSRVIAKGNLRQRSYETREGERRTSFELDVDEIGPSLRYATAQVTRAQSRGSVGGFNGGGGGAAQAAPAQQQQPWGQSTTSSDSWANPGASFDDTEAPF
- a CDS encoding CCA tRNA nucleotidyltransferase, with translation MHSLAESLDALREIAESRPVKALAEAFAAAGHEFALVGGPVRDALLGRRVSDLDFTTSARPDETRAILETVAAKTWDVGRAFGTIAARVHGETVEVTTYRAELYRDDSRKPEVTFGDTIEGDLVRRDFTINALALMLPSLKLVDVSGGVDDLLAGRIKTPGSAESSFTDDPLRMLRAARFSAQLGFVVEDDVRDAMVEFAPRLEIVSAERIRDELLKLLATDRPAAGIRLLVDTGLADRFLPELSELRATQDDHGRHKDVYEHSLTVLEQAIGLEIARRTDPDAGPDLVLRLAALLHDIGKPSTRKFERGGVTFHHHDLVGAKLARKRLRALRLDNETIASVARLIELHLRFFGYSDQQWTDSAVRRYVRDAGAELDRLHIITRADVTTRNRRKAERLEFAYDDIEARIVTLAEEEELAAVRPELDGEQIMALLGIGPGRDVGEAYRYLLEVRLDEGPIGEEAAADRLRDWWNARRAEQG
- the trxA gene encoding thioredoxin, which encodes MSNAITVDEGTFDQVVLQSDIPVLVDFWAVWCGPCRAVAPILDQISIEQEGKLRVVKLNVDENPNLAAQYRITSIPAMKVFKDGAEVLEIIGAQPKLMIEKQLAGVL